From Syngnathus scovelli strain Florida chromosome 14, RoL_Ssco_1.2, whole genome shotgun sequence, one genomic window encodes:
- the LOC125981086 gene encoding tetratricopeptide repeat protein 9A has protein sequence MSKMSLIQGGAHDVVVGGPRVEASRGGPATDNGGGSPRLQPGAQPPPVGGRSRDARPHQRHHHQHHHHHHGGTSSSTTMVKQPSQSEPADAVRRALDFKCQGTQCYKDKKYREAIGKYHRALLEMKGLCRVLGDPDGAGSKSLLAAIGKSSPLTEEQKGAMENAELECYNSLAACLLQMELVNYERVKEYCLKVLHKEGKNFKALYRSGVAYYHLGDFQKALYYLKESHKQEPSDTNVIRYIQLTEMKIRRSAQREKKDAT, from the exons ATGTCGAAAATGAGTTTAATCCAAGGCGGCGCCCACGATGTCGTCGTCGGCGGTCCCAGAGTGGAGGCGAGCAGAGGCGGCCCAGCTACTGACAACGGCGGCGGCTCCCCAAGGCTCCAACCGGGCGCGCAGCCTCCCCCCGTAGGTGGCCGGAGCAGAGATGCCCGCCCACACCAGCGgcaccaccaccagcaccaccaccaccaccacggcgGGACCTCCAGCAGCACCACTATGGTCAAGCAGCCGTCGCAAAGCGAGCCTGCCGACGCCGTGAGGCGGGCGCTGGACTTCAAGTGCCAGGGCACGCAGTGCTACAAGGACAAGAAGTACCGCGAGGCCATCGGCAAGTACCACCGCGCGCTGCTTGAGATGAAGGGGCTGTGCAGGGTTCTCGGGGACCCGGACGGTGCAGGCTCCAAGTCGCTGCTGGCCGCCATCGGCAAGTCCAGCCCACTGACAGAGGAGCAGAAGGGGGCCATGGAGAACGCCGAGCTGGAGTGCTACAACAGCCTAGCCG CCTGCCTTCTCCAGATGGAGCTGGTCAACTACGAGCGGGTCAAGGAGTACTGTCTGAAGGTGCTGCACAAGGAGGGCAAGAACTTTAAGGCCCTGTACCGCTCCGGCGTGGCCTACTACCACCTGGGGGACTTCCAGAAGGCTCTCTACTACCTGAAAGAGTCGCACAAGCAGGAGCCTTCAG ACACGAACGTCATCCGCTACATCCAGCTGACAGAGATGAAGATCCGCCGTAGCGCTCAGAGGGAAAAGAAAGacgccacttaa
- the map3k9 gene encoding mitogen-activated protein kinase kinase kinase 9 encodes MDVSPKAASAEHTSGVPPSSDEADIFRWPTPEEDGENAAEPPDVAPAGRWTAVFDYEATADDELSLRRGDLVEVLSKDSLVSGDEGWWTGVVADRVGIFPCNYVSRGVPEERRAASSQEVPPFHLLEIDFSELALEEIIGVGGFGKVYRAVWRGAEVAVKAARRDPDEDPVQTLASVRQEAKLFAMLEHPNVMALLGACLRQPNLCLVMEYARGGALNRVLAGKRVPPCALVDWAVQVAQGMRYLHDQAIVTIIHRDLKSSNVLILERLEGDDLSNKTLKITDFGLAREWQCTTKMSAAGTYAWMAPEVIRSSTFSKGSDVWSYGVLLWELLTGEVPFRGIDSLAVAYGVAMNKLALPIPSTCPEPFARLMEGCWSSDPHCRPPFANILAHLTAIEESGFFEMPAESFCSLQDDWKLEIQEMFDQLRAKEKELRSWEEELTQAALQQKCQEEALRRREQELAEREIHILERELNIIIHQLYRDKPHVERRQGKFRRNRLKVKDGNRISLPLDFQHKITVQASPSHDRRRSLLSSGSSPPTSPPLLPRLRAIQLTPHEGRCGGWTCNAGEEEFERRGSRKKGRTRVHREHSADASVRPAAEGSRQRSCSAPNLRRSPRHSPAVPGVPCLLEIENEDSCFVSGSEAGPAQTYLCLHGQEDDQSVAGADPFADIQIPGATPSRKSPGGGRRTDLMLLGCGALLAAAGLGHNLLTLARPEEGVKSRWDAFFHAHRLFRRDSPLRIPPSPNRDSSTRSLLRSDSDELPAAVPPARRHGNALVNTHLESFKRNPRQSLTPTHVPCAPSAGAPRAAGLRRTPSDGAIWKSCLQNNLEPLPEQAILENTGSAFRGFTDNFSPVPRLPDPNVVFPPTPRRRCTPERPKTLDILARPRPSARPRCDAFRPEPRGRGNSPAAHTSSAETPPTVEEAPTPYSPYRGRNLLDTPDERQCRDSTVPLRSKE; translated from the exons ATGGATGTCTCCCCCAAAGCGGCTTCGGCGGAGCACACCTCGGGCGTCCCCCCCTCCTCTGATGAAGCAGATATTTTCCGCTGGCCAACGCCGGAGGAGGATGGAGAGAACGCCGCCGAGCCGCCGGATGTGGCACCTGCCGGCCGCTGGACGGCCGTGTTCGACTACGAGGCGACGGCGGACGACGAGCTGAGTCTCCGCAGGGGGGACCTTGTGGAGGTCCTGTCCAAGGATTCCTTGGTGTCTGGGGATGAGGGATGGTGGACCGGCGTGGTGGCCGACCGTGTGGGCATTTTCCCCTGCAACTATGTCAGCAGGGGCGTGCCGGAGGAGAGGCGGGCCGCCTCGTCTCAGGAAGTCCCCCCCTTTCACC TCCTGGAGATTGACTTCTCTGAGCTGGCCCTGGAGGAGATCATCGGCGTGGGTGGATTCGGCAAGGTCTACCGAGCTGTGTGGCGCGGCGCAGAGGTCGCGGTGAAGGCGGCGCGACGGGACCCCGACGAAGACCCGGTGCAGACTCTGGCCAGCGTTCGGCAGGAGGCCAAGCTCTTCGCCATGCTGGAGCACCCCAACGTGATGGCACTTCTGGGCGCCTGCTTACGACAGCCCAACCTGTGCCTGGTGATGGAGTACGCCCGCGGCGGCGCCCTCAACCGGGTGCTGGCGGGCAAACGCGTGCCACCCTGCGCCTTGGTGGACTGGGCGGTGCAGGTCGCCCAGGGAATGCGCTACCTTCACGACCAAGCAATCGTCACAATCATTCACCGAGACCTCAAGTCCAGCAATG TCCTCATCCTGGAGAGGCTCGAGGGGGATGACCTGAGCAACAAGACGCTGAAGATTACAGACTTTGGGCTGGCACGCGAGTGGCAGTGCACCACCAAGATGAGCGCGGCGGGCACCTACGCCTGGATGGCGCCCGAGGTCATCCGCTCGTCCACCTTCTCCAAGGGTAGCGACGTTTGGAG TTACGGCGTGCTGCTGTGGGAGTTGCTGACGGGCGAAGTGCCGTTCCGGGGCATCGACAGTCTGGCGGTGGCCTACGGCGTGGCCATGAACAAGCTGGCCTTGCCAATCCCCTCCACATGTCCCGAACCCTTTGCCCGCCTCATGGAGG GTTGCTGGAGCTCGGACCCTCACTGCCGGCCGCCCTTCGCCAACATTCTAGCTCACCTGACCGCCATCGAGGAGTCTGGATTTTTCGAGATGCCGGCAGAGTCGTTTTGCTCCTTGCAGGACGACTGGAAGCTGGAGATACAAGAGATGTTCGACCAGCTGCGGGCCAAAGAGAAG GAACTGCGGTCGTGGGAGGAGGAGCTAACGCAGGCGGCGCTGCAGCAGAAGTGCCAGGAGGAGGCGCTGCGGCGGCGCGAGCAGGAGTTGGCCGAGCGGGAGATCCACATCCTGGAGCGCGAGCTCAACATCATCATCCACCAACTGTACCGCGACAAGCCGCATGTAGAACGCCGCCAGGGAAAGTTCCGGCGCAACCGCCTTAAAGTCAAGGATGGCAACAGGATTAGCTTGCCGCTAG atttccaGCACAAGATCACCGTGCAGGCATCACCATCACATGACCGCCGCAgaagtttgctcagcagtggctcCAGCCCCCCCACCAGCCCGCCGCTGCTCCCTCGCCTCCGAGCCATCCAAC TCACTCCACATGAGGGGCGCTGTGGCGGCTGGACTTGCAATGCAGGCGAAGAAGAGTTCGAGAGGAGGGGATCCAGGAAGAAGGGCAGGACGCGAGTGCACCGCGAGCACAGCGCCGACGCCAG CGTGAGGCCCGCCGCCGAGGGCAGCCGCCAGCGCTCCTGCAGCGCCCCTAACCTGCGCCGCTCCCCCAGACACAGCCCCGCCGTGCCAGGCGTGCCCTGCCTCCTGGAGATTG AAAACGAAGACAGCTGCTTTGTGAGCGGCTCAGAAGCTGGCCCAGCTCAGACGTACCTGTGCCTGCACGGTCAAGAAGACGACCAATCGGTGGCCGGCGCCGATCCCTTTGCGGACATCCAAATTCCGGGAGCCACGCCGAGCCGCAAGAGCCCTGGCGGAGGTCGGCGCACGGACCTGATGCTTCTGGGCTGCGGCGCTCTGCTGGCGGCGGCCGGGCTGGGTCACAACTTGCTGACTCTTGCTCGGCCGGAGGAGGGCGTCAAATCACGCTGGGACGCCTTCTTCCACGCGCACAGACTCTTCCGCCGGGACAGCCCGCTGAGGATCCCGCCGTCCCCGAACCGCGACTCATCCACGCGCTCGCTGCTGCGCTCCGACAGTGACGAGCTGCCGGCGGCGGTCCCGCCTGCACGTCGCCACGGCAACGCGCTGGTtaacacccacctggagagtttCAAGCGCAACCCACGGCAGTCGCTCACGCCCACGCATGTGCCCTGCGCGCCGAGCGCCGGCGCCCCACGCGCCGCGGGCCTGCGACGCACGCCGTCTGACGGCGCCATCTGGAAGAGCTGCCTGCAGAACAACCTCGAACCTTTGCCGGAGcaagccatcttggagaacacaG GGAGCGCCTTTCGGGGTTTCACCGACAACTTCTCACCCGTCCCCCGCCTCCCGGACCCCAATGTGGtgttcccccccacccctcggcGCCGCTGCACCCCCGAGCGCCCCAAAACTTTGGACATCCTAGCGCGGCCCCGCCCCTCAGCAAGACCTCGTTGCGACGCCTTCCGCCCAGAACCCCGAGGCCGCGGCAACTCCCCAGCGGCGCACACCTCCAGTGCGGAGACGCCGCCTACCGTGGAGGAGGCGCCCACGCCTTACTCACCCTACAGGGGGCGCAATTTGCTGGACACGCCGGACGAGCGGCAGTGCCGCGACAGCACCGTGCCTCTACGCAGCAAAGAGTGA
- the slc8a3 gene encoding sodium/calcium exchanger 3 isoform X2, protein MEGSRLLSPGRLARFWLGLLSAAAAFLGAEARTTPSPPLSPVNATCPGNYKCNPGIILPIWYPEDPSMGDKIARVIVYFVAMIYMFLGVSIIADRFMAAIEVITSQEKEVVIRRPNGETTTATIRVWNETVSNLTLMALGSSTPEILLSIIEVCGHEFKAGALGPSTIVGSAAFNMFVIVGLCVSVIPQGEVRKIKHLRVFFITAGWSIFAYIWLYMILAVFSPNVVQVWEGLVTLAFFPICVLLAWVADRRLLFYKFMRRKYRTDKHRGVVIENEADRTPKGIEMDGKGVNSHFVDGGINLMDPAVGRETDESRRDMIRILKDLKQKHPEKEMDQLVEMANYHALSHQQKSRAFYRIQATRMMTGAGNILKKHAAEQAKKSASCLEVRADEPEEYVSRVAFEPAAYQCLENCGAAILTVTRRGGDMGKTVCVDYKTEDGSANAGADYEFTEGTLVFKPGETLKDISVGIIDDDIFEEDEHFFVRLGNLRVLETEEELLSANSLPYPKAALGFPAVATVTILDDDHAGIFTFESGVMHISESVCVMEVKVLRTSGARGTVIVPYRTVEGLAKGGGEDFEDTFGELEFKNDETCKVIRVKIIDDEEYEKNKNFFLELAEPRMVDMSLQKDVPDRKFTSDEEEAKRIAEMGKPVLGEHAKMEVIIEESYEFKSTVDKLIKKTNLALVVGTNSWREQFMEAITVSADEDEDDAGEERLPSCFDYVMHFLTVFWKVLFACVPPTDYLNGWACFFVSIVIIGLLTAVIGDLASHFGCTIGLKDSVTAVVFVALGTSVPDTFASKVAAVQDTYADASIGNVTGSNAVNVFLGIGLAWSVAAIYWHNKGKPFEVEAGSLAFSVTLFTIFAFLAVTVLLYRRRAHIGGELGGPRGHRLATSGFFFSLWFLYILFSSLEAYCHIEGF, encoded by the exons ATGGAGGGCTCAAGGCTTCTAAGTCCGGGTCGGTTGGCCCGCTTCTGGTTGGGACTGCTCTCGGCAGCCGCCGCCTTCCTCGGCGCCGAGGCCCGGACCACCCCGAGCCCGCCGCTCAGCCCCGTCAACGCCACTTGCCCGGGGAACTACAAATGCAACCCCGGCATCATCCTGCCCATCTGGTACCCCGAGGACCCGTCCATGGGTGACAAGATCGCACGGGTTATCGTGTACTTTGTGGCCATGATCTACATGTTCCTGGGCGTGTCCATCATCGCCGATCGGTTCATGGCAGCCATCGAGGTGATCACGTCTCAGGAGAAGGAGGTGGTCATCCGCAGGCCCAACGGCGAGACCACCACGGCCACCATCCGCGTATGGAATGAGACGGTGTCCAACCTCACCCTCATGGCCTTGGGCTCGTCCACCCCGGAGATCCTGCTGTccatcatcgaggtctgcggccACGAGTTCAAAGCGGGCGCCCTGGGCCCGTCCACCATCGTGGGCAGCGCCGCCTTCAACATGTTTGTCATCGTGGGCCTGTGCGTGTCCGTCATCCCTCAGGGTGAGGTGCGCAAGATCAAGCACCTGCGGGTCTTCTTCATCACGGCCGGCTGGAGCATCTTTGCGTACATCTGGCTCTACATGATCCTAGCCGTCTTCTCGCCCAACGTGGTGCAGGTTTGGGAGGGCCTGGTGACGCTGGCCTTCTTCCCCATCTGCGTGCTGCTGGCTTGGGTGGCCGACCGCCGCCTTCTCTTCTACAAGTTCATGCGGCGGAAGTACCGTACCGACAAGCACCGCGGCGTCGTCATCGAGAACGAGGCCGACCGCACCCCCAAGGGCATCGAGATGGACGGGAAGGGGGTCAACTCGCACTTTGTGGACGGCGGCATCAATCTGATGGACCCGGCAGTGGGCAGGGAGACGGACGAGTCCCGCCGCGACATGATCCGCATCCTCAAGGACCTGAAACAGAAGCACCCGGAGAAGGAGATGGACCAGCTGGTGGAGATGGCCAACTACCACGCGCTGTCCCACCAGCAGAAGAGCCGCGCCTTCTACCGCATCCAAGCCACACGCATGATGACGGGCGCCGGCAACATCCTCAAGAAGCACGCGGCGGAGCAGGCCAAGAAGTCCGCCAGCTGTCTGGAGGTGCGCGCCGACGAGCCCGAGGAGTACGTGTCACGCGTGGCCTTCGAACCCGCCGCCTACCAGTGCCTGGAAAACTGCGGCGCCGCCATCCTCACCGTCACCCGGCGAGGCGGCGACATGGGCAAGACCGTCTGCGTGGACTACAAGACAGAGGACGGCTCGGCCAACGCCGGCGCCGACTACGAATTCACCGAGGGCACGCTGGTCTTCAAGCCCGGCGAGACGCTCAAGGACATCAGCGTGGGCATCATCGACGACGACATCTTTGAGGAGGACGAGCACTTCTTCGTGCGGCTGGGCAACCTCCGCGTGCTGGAGACGGAGGAGGAACTCCTGTCGGCCAACAGCCTCCCCTACCCCAAAGCGGCGCTGGGCTTCCCCGCCGTGGCCACAGTCACCATCCTGGACGACGACCACGCCGGCATCTTCACCTTCGAGAGCGGCGTGATGCACATCAGCGAAAGCGTCTGCGTCATGGAGGTGAAGGTGCTGCGGACGTCGGGCGCCCGCGGCACCGTCATTGTGCCTTACCGCACCGTGGAGGGGCTGGCAAAGGGCGGCGGCGAGGATTTCGAGGACACCTTCGGCGAGCTGGAGTTCAAGAACGACGAGACCTG CAAAGTAATCCGCGTGAAAATCATCGACGACGAGGAGTACGAGAAGAACAAGAACTTCTTCCTGGAGCTGGCCGAGCCTCGCATGGTGGACATGAGTCTCCAGAAAG ACGTTCCAGACAGGAAGTTCACATCGGATGAGGAGGAAGCCAAACGCATCGCCGAAATGGGCAAGCCGGTTTTGGGCGAGCACGCCAAGATGGAGGTCATCATTGAAGAATCTTATGAGTTTAAG AGCACCGTGGACAAGCTGATCAAGAAGACCAACCTGGCTCTGGTGGTGGGCACCAATTCATGGAGAGAGCAGTTCATGGAGGCTATCACCGTCAGTGCAG ATGAGGACGAAGACGACGCGGGCGAGGAGCGCCTGCCGTCCTGCTTCGACTACGTCATGCACTTCCTGACCGTGTTCTGGAAGGTTCTGTTCGCTTGCGTGCCGCCCACCGACTACTTGAACGGCTGGGCGTGCTTCTTTGTGTCCATCGTCATCATCGGCCTGCTCACGGCCGTCATCGGCGACCTGGCGTCGCATTTCGGCTGCACCATCGGTCTCAAGGACTCGGTCACCGCCGTCGTTTTTGTGGCGCTCGGGACCTCCGTGCCAG ACACGTTTGCCAGCAAGGTGGCGGCGGTGCAGGACACGTACGCCGACGCCTCCATCGGCAACGTGACGGGCAGCAACGCCGTCAACGTGTTCCTTGGCATCGGCCTGGCGTGGTCGGTGGCCGCCATCTACTGGCACAACAAGGGCAAGCCCTTTGAGGTGGAAGCCGGCTCGCTGGCCTTCTCCGTCACGCTCTTCACCATCTTTGCCTTCCTAGCCGTCACGGTGCTGCTGTACCGGCGGCGGGCGCACATCGGGGGCGAGCTGGGCGGGCCCCGCGGGCACAGACTGGCCACGTCGGGTTTCTTTTTCAGCTTGTGGTTCCTTTACATCCTCTTCTCAAGCCTGGAGGCCTACTGTCATATAGAAGGATTTTAG
- the slc8a3 gene encoding sodium/calcium exchanger 3 isoform X1 yields the protein MEGSRLLSPGRLARFWLGLLSAAAAFLGAEARTTPSPPLSPVNATCPGNYKCNPGIILPIWYPEDPSMGDKIARVIVYFVAMIYMFLGVSIIADRFMAAIEVITSQEKEVVIRRPNGETTTATIRVWNETVSNLTLMALGSSTPEILLSIIEVCGHEFKAGALGPSTIVGSAAFNMFVIVGLCVSVIPQGEVRKIKHLRVFFITAGWSIFAYIWLYMILAVFSPNVVQVWEGLVTLAFFPICVLLAWVADRRLLFYKFMRRKYRTDKHRGVVIENEADRTPKGIEMDGKGVNSHFVDGGINLMDPAVGRETDESRRDMIRILKDLKQKHPEKEMDQLVEMANYHALSHQQKSRAFYRIQATRMMTGAGNILKKHAAEQAKKSASCLEVRADEPEEYVSRVAFEPAAYQCLENCGAAILTVTRRGGDMGKTVCVDYKTEDGSANAGADYEFTEGTLVFKPGETLKDISVGIIDDDIFEEDEHFFVRLGNLRVLETEEELLSANSLPYPKAALGFPAVATVTILDDDHAGIFTFESGVMHISESVCVMEVKVLRTSGARGTVIVPYRTVEGLAKGGGEDFEDTFGELEFKNDETCKVIRVKIIDDEEYEKNKNFFLELAEPRMVDMSLQKAMLLADDVPDRKFTSDEEEAKRIAEMGKPVLGEHAKMEVIIEESYEFKSTVDKLIKKTNLALVVGTNSWREQFMEAITVSADEDEDDAGEERLPSCFDYVMHFLTVFWKVLFACVPPTDYLNGWACFFVSIVIIGLLTAVIGDLASHFGCTIGLKDSVTAVVFVALGTSVPDTFASKVAAVQDTYADASIGNVTGSNAVNVFLGIGLAWSVAAIYWHNKGKPFEVEAGSLAFSVTLFTIFAFLAVTVLLYRRRAHIGGELGGPRGHRLATSGFFFSLWFLYILFSSLEAYCHIEGF from the exons ATGGAGGGCTCAAGGCTTCTAAGTCCGGGTCGGTTGGCCCGCTTCTGGTTGGGACTGCTCTCGGCAGCCGCCGCCTTCCTCGGCGCCGAGGCCCGGACCACCCCGAGCCCGCCGCTCAGCCCCGTCAACGCCACTTGCCCGGGGAACTACAAATGCAACCCCGGCATCATCCTGCCCATCTGGTACCCCGAGGACCCGTCCATGGGTGACAAGATCGCACGGGTTATCGTGTACTTTGTGGCCATGATCTACATGTTCCTGGGCGTGTCCATCATCGCCGATCGGTTCATGGCAGCCATCGAGGTGATCACGTCTCAGGAGAAGGAGGTGGTCATCCGCAGGCCCAACGGCGAGACCACCACGGCCACCATCCGCGTATGGAATGAGACGGTGTCCAACCTCACCCTCATGGCCTTGGGCTCGTCCACCCCGGAGATCCTGCTGTccatcatcgaggtctgcggccACGAGTTCAAAGCGGGCGCCCTGGGCCCGTCCACCATCGTGGGCAGCGCCGCCTTCAACATGTTTGTCATCGTGGGCCTGTGCGTGTCCGTCATCCCTCAGGGTGAGGTGCGCAAGATCAAGCACCTGCGGGTCTTCTTCATCACGGCCGGCTGGAGCATCTTTGCGTACATCTGGCTCTACATGATCCTAGCCGTCTTCTCGCCCAACGTGGTGCAGGTTTGGGAGGGCCTGGTGACGCTGGCCTTCTTCCCCATCTGCGTGCTGCTGGCTTGGGTGGCCGACCGCCGCCTTCTCTTCTACAAGTTCATGCGGCGGAAGTACCGTACCGACAAGCACCGCGGCGTCGTCATCGAGAACGAGGCCGACCGCACCCCCAAGGGCATCGAGATGGACGGGAAGGGGGTCAACTCGCACTTTGTGGACGGCGGCATCAATCTGATGGACCCGGCAGTGGGCAGGGAGACGGACGAGTCCCGCCGCGACATGATCCGCATCCTCAAGGACCTGAAACAGAAGCACCCGGAGAAGGAGATGGACCAGCTGGTGGAGATGGCCAACTACCACGCGCTGTCCCACCAGCAGAAGAGCCGCGCCTTCTACCGCATCCAAGCCACACGCATGATGACGGGCGCCGGCAACATCCTCAAGAAGCACGCGGCGGAGCAGGCCAAGAAGTCCGCCAGCTGTCTGGAGGTGCGCGCCGACGAGCCCGAGGAGTACGTGTCACGCGTGGCCTTCGAACCCGCCGCCTACCAGTGCCTGGAAAACTGCGGCGCCGCCATCCTCACCGTCACCCGGCGAGGCGGCGACATGGGCAAGACCGTCTGCGTGGACTACAAGACAGAGGACGGCTCGGCCAACGCCGGCGCCGACTACGAATTCACCGAGGGCACGCTGGTCTTCAAGCCCGGCGAGACGCTCAAGGACATCAGCGTGGGCATCATCGACGACGACATCTTTGAGGAGGACGAGCACTTCTTCGTGCGGCTGGGCAACCTCCGCGTGCTGGAGACGGAGGAGGAACTCCTGTCGGCCAACAGCCTCCCCTACCCCAAAGCGGCGCTGGGCTTCCCCGCCGTGGCCACAGTCACCATCCTGGACGACGACCACGCCGGCATCTTCACCTTCGAGAGCGGCGTGATGCACATCAGCGAAAGCGTCTGCGTCATGGAGGTGAAGGTGCTGCGGACGTCGGGCGCCCGCGGCACCGTCATTGTGCCTTACCGCACCGTGGAGGGGCTGGCAAAGGGCGGCGGCGAGGATTTCGAGGACACCTTCGGCGAGCTGGAGTTCAAGAACGACGAGACCTG CAAAGTAATCCGCGTGAAAATCATCGACGACGAGGAGTACGAGAAGAACAAGAACTTCTTCCTGGAGCTGGCCGAGCCTCGCATGGTGGACATGAGTCTCCAGAAAG CCATGCTACTTGCCGACG ACGTTCCAGACAGGAAGTTCACATCGGATGAGGAGGAAGCCAAACGCATCGCCGAAATGGGCAAGCCGGTTTTGGGCGAGCACGCCAAGATGGAGGTCATCATTGAAGAATCTTATGAGTTTAAG AGCACCGTGGACAAGCTGATCAAGAAGACCAACCTGGCTCTGGTGGTGGGCACCAATTCATGGAGAGAGCAGTTCATGGAGGCTATCACCGTCAGTGCAG ATGAGGACGAAGACGACGCGGGCGAGGAGCGCCTGCCGTCCTGCTTCGACTACGTCATGCACTTCCTGACCGTGTTCTGGAAGGTTCTGTTCGCTTGCGTGCCGCCCACCGACTACTTGAACGGCTGGGCGTGCTTCTTTGTGTCCATCGTCATCATCGGCCTGCTCACGGCCGTCATCGGCGACCTGGCGTCGCATTTCGGCTGCACCATCGGTCTCAAGGACTCGGTCACCGCCGTCGTTTTTGTGGCGCTCGGGACCTCCGTGCCAG ACACGTTTGCCAGCAAGGTGGCGGCGGTGCAGGACACGTACGCCGACGCCTCCATCGGCAACGTGACGGGCAGCAACGCCGTCAACGTGTTCCTTGGCATCGGCCTGGCGTGGTCGGTGGCCGCCATCTACTGGCACAACAAGGGCAAGCCCTTTGAGGTGGAAGCCGGCTCGCTGGCCTTCTCCGTCACGCTCTTCACCATCTTTGCCTTCCTAGCCGTCACGGTGCTGCTGTACCGGCGGCGGGCGCACATCGGGGGCGAGCTGGGCGGGCCCCGCGGGCACAGACTGGCCACGTCGGGTTTCTTTTTCAGCTTGTGGTTCCTTTACATCCTCTTCTCAAGCCTGGAGGCCTACTGTCATATAGAAGGATTTTAG
- the slc8a3 gene encoding sodium/calcium exchanger 3 isoform X3 yields MGKPVLGEHAKMEVIIEESYEFKSTVDKLIKKTNLALVVGTNSWREQFMEAITVSADEDEDDAGEERLPSCFDYVMHFLTVFWKVLFACVPPTDYLNGWACFFVSIVIIGLLTAVIGDLASHFGCTIGLKDSVTAVVFVALGTSVPDTFASKVAAVQDTYADASIGNVTGSNAVNVFLGIGLAWSVAAIYWHNKGKPFEVEAGSLAFSVTLFTIFAFLAVTVLLYRRRAHIGGELGGPRGHRLATSGFFFSLWFLYILFSSLEAYCHIEGF; encoded by the exons ATGGGCAAGCCGGTTTTGGGCGAGCACGCCAAGATGGAGGTCATCATTGAAGAATCTTATGAGTTTAAG AGCACCGTGGACAAGCTGATCAAGAAGACCAACCTGGCTCTGGTGGTGGGCACCAATTCATGGAGAGAGCAGTTCATGGAGGCTATCACCGTCAGTGCAG ATGAGGACGAAGACGACGCGGGCGAGGAGCGCCTGCCGTCCTGCTTCGACTACGTCATGCACTTCCTGACCGTGTTCTGGAAGGTTCTGTTCGCTTGCGTGCCGCCCACCGACTACTTGAACGGCTGGGCGTGCTTCTTTGTGTCCATCGTCATCATCGGCCTGCTCACGGCCGTCATCGGCGACCTGGCGTCGCATTTCGGCTGCACCATCGGTCTCAAGGACTCGGTCACCGCCGTCGTTTTTGTGGCGCTCGGGACCTCCGTGCCAG ACACGTTTGCCAGCAAGGTGGCGGCGGTGCAGGACACGTACGCCGACGCCTCCATCGGCAACGTGACGGGCAGCAACGCCGTCAACGTGTTCCTTGGCATCGGCCTGGCGTGGTCGGTGGCCGCCATCTACTGGCACAACAAGGGCAAGCCCTTTGAGGTGGAAGCCGGCTCGCTGGCCTTCTCCGTCACGCTCTTCACCATCTTTGCCTTCCTAGCCGTCACGGTGCTGCTGTACCGGCGGCGGGCGCACATCGGGGGCGAGCTGGGCGGGCCCCGCGGGCACAGACTGGCCACGTCGGGTTTCTTTTTCAGCTTGTGGTTCCTTTACATCCTCTTCTCAAGCCTGGAGGCCTACTGTCATATAGAAGGATTTTAG
- the cox16 gene encoding cytochrome c oxidase assembly protein COX16 homolog, mitochondrial, with amino-acid sequence MFNLKTLQTNKTLRYGVPMLLLVVGGSFGLREFTQIRYDAQKLKRKLDPSLEAKLSPEKQSVILEQEYEKLKDDNLDEWRNIRGPRPWEDSREFQEQQSIKRTPQS; translated from the exons ATGTTTAACTTAAAAACACTGCAGACGAATAAGACTCTGCGATATGGAGTGCCTATGCTC TTGTTGGTGGTCGGCGGTTCCTTCGGCCTGCGGGAGTTCACGCAGATCCGCTACGACGCCCAGAAGCTCAAGAGGAAG TTGGATCCCTCACTGGAGGCCAAACTAAGCCCGGAAAAGCAGTCGGTCATTTTGGAGCAAGAGTATGAG aagTTGAAGGATGACAATTTAGACGAGTGGAGGAATATTCGTGGCCCACGGCCTTGGGAGGACTCTCGGGAGTTCCAGGAGCAGCAGAGCATAAAGAGGACCCCGCAGAGCTAG